The following are encoded together in the Halomonas halophila genome:
- a CDS encoding monovalent cation/H+ antiporter complex subunit F: MSIVILFSLAVMSLALCLAFARLFRGPSLPDRVVALELFSSILVGIIGVVAIATDVSILLDVAIVMALMAFMATIGFARFLERGGPRDD; this comes from the coding sequence GTGTCGATCGTGATCCTGTTCAGCCTGGCCGTGATGTCGTTGGCCCTGTGCCTGGCGTTTGCGCGCCTGTTCCGGGGGCCGAGCCTGCCGGACCGGGTCGTGGCGCTGGAACTGTTCTCCTCGATCCTCGTCGGCATCATCGGTGTGGTGGCCATCGCCACCGACGTGTCGATCCTGCTCGACGTGGCCATCGTCATGGCGCTGATGGCCTTCATGGCGACCATCGGCTTCGCCCGGTTCCTGGAGCGGGGAGGACCGCGAGATGACTGA